The segment TGGAGTtctacgtgcagttctggtcaaaaCCCTATAGGAAGGGTGTGATGGCACTGGGGAAGATGCAGAGGgaattcaccaggatgttcccAGGGATGGAATATTCAGCCatgaggagaggctggacaagTTAGATCTGTTCTGGAGCGATGGAGGTTAAGAGGGGTCATGATTGAGGGATAGAAAGGTATGACGATTACAGATAGGTGAAACTACAGGAAACTTTTCCTCATACGAGAGGCAGACATAAACAGAAGACATGGAATAGAGGCTAAAGGTGGGGGGAAGAAATTTAATGAGGACATGAGGAGAACCTTCTGCACCCAGAGAATGGTGAACTGCCTGAGATAGTGGTTAAGGTTGTGTCACGGACAGCATTTAGGAAATGTTGAAATAAGCACTTGCATGAGTTTTACATATAGGGCTATGGACCTAAGGGTAGAGGTGACAGGATTGATAAGGAAGGGTACccacactggtcagtgtggatgagttgggttgaatggcctgatcctgtgctgtatgattccatgaagAGGACAGTGGAATCCCTGTAGAATGCATCTAAGGCCCACAGTGGCTGGATGGTTAACCATTGCCTAAAAGCATCCGAACTGGGATTTAACAGGTGAACATTGGGCATCCATTAATGTGTCCATTGGCCCAGAAGAAAAGATGCAGTAAGCAAAACGGATGGGGCTTATGCTACCTGTTCAACCCATTGCAGCGAAAGATAATGTAAGCTGTAGGACATGGAGTTACAGCTGCTGAAGGTACAAAGCAATCGTGTGGTGAACTAAAGCACTAGCATGTGATGTGTATGATGATGAAAGCTGCTCCTTCCACTAataaaagaggaaaaaaatagcctGGTCTTCAAGAGAAATTCATTCCCGAATTGACATTGGCAAGTGGAGGTTCCAAAAGTTTCACAGCAGGAGATTTCTCTTGTCAACAATTAACTCCATGGGTGTCAATTCTGTTTAACTTAATGATTATAATTAAAGACAAATTGTTAGTTGCCAGattcaattaattttttttttttttaatgcgtgAATAATTGTGTGTTGCAATAATTGGCCCAACAACAAAAGGCAATTTTGGAAAATTTAGTGTGGATTTTAGGGCTAATAtaagcaaaaaaataataattaaccaGGTATCAGCTAAAGTATTTCCATAAGTAACCAGGAATGGTGAGTGTGGCTGTACTCAAagtattatttttcttttaatcCACCTGATGTACTTGGCTACATTTGTGTAAACTCCTGGGTATTTGTAATGTGCACAACTGATACCCCAGGAGACAATTCCTTGAATGACTCCATCACAGATCAATGGCCCTCCGGAATCGCCCTGCAAGGTAAAACAGCGTTTAATTAGAATCCAGGTGAGAAGACATCaagaaaggtacagaagtgtgaaaatgcacacttccagattcagggacagtttcttcccagctgttatcaggcaactgaaccatcataacacaactagagatcagtcctgaactgctacccacctcattggagaccctcggactatctttgatcggatgttactggctttatcttgcactaaacgtaattcaagatattccctttatcatgtatttgtacgctgtgaatcaaagatcctatagcgagcaagacagtccactcgacaaaaaagacgtattacggtcatgggcagattcatgggtaattttcggccccatttccgtctccgcaccaaagcggagcaaagatactagtgcggagacggaagccggttacggaaacatcctcgtaaaaataaaagttagttggtaaaaatcttctcctcattttcagaattataatttattaacacaaactgtttccccgcaacgttgattacactgcgagtcgggtcgggtcaggttactgaaatgtagaaaaaaaggcccacgttccgctccgttgcgtactacacgtcagcccattgcatttagcaggagtggtctatcttgctccgctataggatctttgctgtgaatggctcgattgtaatcatgtgttgtcttttagttgactggatagcatgcgacaaaagcttttcactgctcctcattacatgtgacaataaaataatctacactgaactaaactaaactaaattttagaTTTTACCTTCACCATTAGAGAtctgagtccgtgcagaccagcgatccccacacacttgggacacaCAATTagctattttaccaagccaattaatctacaaacctgaacgtctttggagggcgggaggaaaccggggatcttGGAGATCTgcagggtttcctccaggttctccggttatCACCCACATCCCATAAACTTGTGAGTTGGTAAGTTAATTAAGCTTTGCAAATTGGcttcctcgtgtgtagggagtggatgcgagtttgggataacatagaacttgtgcgcTCGGGAGATCAGTCGTCAGTATCGACTCGATGGAGTTGAAGTGCCTGTTATTTGAGAAGATTCTACAGcttcttcctttcccttccaaAAGTACCAAATCCTCCCGTTAATTTGAACAAaaattaaaatgctggaataactcagctgatcaggcagcatctgtggagcgaatggacaaCATTTTGggactagacccttcttcagtctgaagaatgttcccaaccagaaacatcgcctatccattcccctccacagatgctgcctgaccaaatgAGTTTGCGTAAGATTTCAGCACCTGTCTTCCAGCATCTGTCTCATCCTGGTGAAATGTTGGTAGGGGATAGAACCCGAAGTTGCCGTTAAACATTATCACAGCCAATCTCCCCGTGTATGCATATTACATGCAGCGAGAAAACCTTGAATCATTTATCCTCTCCGACATTGAATCTACACGTTAATTGGAACATTTCATAGTCTAGCAActtagcgcagcagtagagttcagccttacagtaccagaaatTGGGTTCAAACCCGGCTAAGGGGGGCTTTCTatatggagtttctacattctctccgtgaccgtgtgggttttctccaggtgctctggtttcctgccacactccaaagatgtacaggtttgtaggttaattggcttcggtaaaaattgtaaattgtccctcatgtgggtaggataatgctaacggcggggatcgttggtcagcacaggctcggtgggccaaagggcctgtttctgtgctgtatctctaaatgaaactaaacaaaactaaacaaaactaaactaaactatactaagctAAACCTAATGCAGAGATGACCATTAGATTGCAGCAGTAATGCATTCCTCATTGGGGGTTTGCAATGTGCATTCAAATTGGAGCTAGCTttggtctctgccactgtgatggatgtcccCGACCTAGCTGTTTCTGGCTTCTGCACAATCGAACGTGATGCGTCTTTCTGTCAAACTGCAACCTGAATGTGAAACATTCTACAAACCGTGCAGATTTGCTGCCATGGTGAAAAGAGACAGTAACTAGAGGACATTTGAAAGGGCAACGTTACATACCTGACAAGAGTCCTTGCCTCCTCTGGAATAGCCTGCGCAGATCATGTAGTTATTCACTCTTCCATTGTAAGCGGAAGGTCTGTTGCACTTATAGACGGAAATGATAGGAACTTGAACAGCCATGAGCACATCTGACAGGCTGTAACTGTAAACAGTGGTGACTCCCCATCCTGACACTGTACATAACGTACCTGCAGCCACCGTTTTACGAGAAGTTGGAATCGGTATGGGGCTGATATATGCATTCTGATTTGCTGGTCTGTTCAtctgatatatttaaaaaaaagtgttacATGTTTTTTATTAACCTGACATATTACATTTactaaattaatttatttaaacaTTAGTCTGAAGTATCAAACAAAAGTTTGTATTCAAATAACACCCACATACAGGCTTCCGCATATGAGGAATGGTAACTCATAGCGGACGTACTGGCGATCACATGGAAGTGTAACAAAACTCAGAAGACCTGCTAACAAATCCCTAACattggcctggccaagctggccatctgtgagtcacagtgccagatggaagagggctctgctccagccggctgcctgccccttttccggggttacctcCATGCCTGGGTGGTGCTAGAGAGGGTCTACGCTCTGTCCACAGGGACATtgggggatttccaggaccgctgggcatcctggacaaggattgtaatatgGTTGCttagtagtttatttagtatatttgattgtcttgtattatggaggtgggttctattttgttttattgtattgtaaatattattttaatattttaataaatatttttgattaaaaaaaaacaaaaaacaagtcCCTAACATACAACATTGAAGAgtgcagctcaggaacaggccctttaggtctgtgcaggacatgatgccaagagctGTATAACTTCACGAGGGACATAGAAAGGgttgatgcacagtcttttttcctGGGGTAGGGCAATCGAGAagtagagggcaaaggtttaaggtgagagtggaaaggttTAACTgggatctgaggggcaattttttcacacggaggatggtgagtatatggaacgagctgaagaAGAGGGAGTTGAgttaggtacaataacaacatttaaaaagtttagagggatatgggctagatgtgaataaatgggactagcttcgatgcggcatcttgttcggcatggacgagttgggtcaaGAGGCCTGTTTCAGCGATGTATGACTCGACGATGTCCCGCATGGATTTAGAATGCACACAGACACAAGCAGAGCACACAcaacccacccgttcaccatgAATGCAGGCAACGTGACTgtgctctttccctctctccattcacctttagactttcgagatacagcacggaaacaggtccgtgCCTACCAGCGACagtcctgtacactagcactatcctacattctgcggacagtttacaatttacagaagccaattaacctccaaatctttggagtgcggaaggaaaccggagcacccggagaaaacccacgcagtcacagggagaatgtacaaactctgaacagacaacacccgtagtcaggatcaaacctgggtctctggcgctgtgaggcagcaactcgaccgctgcgccactgtgccaccccctccCTTGTTAGCCATTCCCTCTTGCCTTGAATCCTCTACCACcatgcccccccccacctccctctccccacagccCCCACCCTGCACGTTAGCTCTTCTCTAAGTGGGACTGCTGGGCGCTGGCATTTTCAATTGCTTCCCCATCAGGCTTGGCCCCCAGCACAAGCCCACGTCAAAATAACTTACCTTCAGAAGCATGATGTCGTGTTTGAACGTGGCCGGTTGGTAATATGGAAATATGATAAGCTTAGCGATTCTGTAGTACTTCTCATTGCCATCAGACTTAGACAAACTGTGCTCTCCCAAGACAATAGTGATGAGGTATGGACTAGGATGACAAAAACAACCACAGGTTACGTTGTGCAGCCAGAGGCTTTTAAAATTGATTTCCCACTTAAATAGATGTGATTTATGTTGGAAGGAACCTACGGTTTCACACAGTGAGCTGCAGAGAGGATCCATCTGCGGTTAATTAAACTTCCACTGCAGTAATGCACGGATCGTATCTGCAAGGAGGCTTGATATGGAATAGAGTGAGGGGCTGCCTCAGATCCTCCAataattctgtcctgggccagacCTGGCAAAAGgaaatagagtaatacagtgtggaaacacccttcagcccgacttgcccacactgaccaacatgtcccatttacacgagtcccacctgcctgtgtttggtccatatccctttaaacctgtcctatccttgtacttgtacgtacttgtctaaatgtttctgaaacattgcgatagtccctgccacaacaaCCTCcttcatacacccactaccctttgtgtaaaaaaaagttgcccctcaggttcctattaaatctttcccccttcactttaaacctatgtcctcttagaccgggcaagagactctgtgtgtttacccaatctattcctctcatgattttgtacattataagatcactccttaacctccaaggaatagagacctagcctgctcaacctctctttatatctcagacactcgagtcctggcaagaATCTCGTAAATTGTTTctacaccttttccagcttgatacAAAAAAGGAAATATCTCCAACAGGCTGAGACCAATCTTGCTCTGGGGAAAAGTTGTTGTTGGTTGAGTGAAATGGAGTGAAGCTGTGAAAGGCAGAGGTGTAGGAAATGGCCTGAAAGTCTGGTTGTGTGAGTGGAGAGAGAAAGACTGAGCCCATACAAGGTGTGGTCAGCGACAGACAAAGCAAGTTTACAGAATTGTTGAAGTCAGCCATGAAGCTGAAATGTGCCTAGAtacttggtattggtttattattgtcacacataGCGAaagacagtgaaacacttttattTGTGTACTATCTCGTTAAATCAAATCCTTCTATAAATGAGTACAATCACGCCAcaccaggtagtgcaaagagtaaaataccagagcacgaAATATATTGTCATAATgtatagcattacagttacagagaaaaagtccaaggttcgcaatgaggtaggttggaggatTGGGACTATACGCTGATTTATAGGAGAACCAtttagtagtctgataacagcagggaaaaagttgttcctgaatctggcagTACCTGCTTTCAAGATAGTTGATGCGCTGTTGTCTACTCCAAGAGCCCTCAATTAATTTactgacctgcatgtctttgtgggatgtgggagaaaaccggagcacaagGAGGCAACCCGTATGGTTACAGggaaagcatgcaaactccacgggcAGCAGAAGAAGTCAGGATTGTATctgagtctctggcacagtgTGGTGGTGTTATAATAGATAAATGATTAGCAAGTTCACCTCAGTCACTGCAATCTGTATTGGAGATTTTATGTCATGGATTCATGGATATGCGTATCCATAAATCTAATTAACTTAGTGGATAATTCTTCTGGGAAAATGGAATGGGGAACCCCAAGGTGAAGAAACAATTCACTCATCTTTTTTAcatgttgtgattgtacctgtcTACCACTTACTCTGACAATATACAACTACAATTTGACTTGTATGTTGTTAGCAAATCAAAATAAATCTATTGCATccgccaccttcaatgtgattccaccactagtcacatcttcccatctccaccccattctgctttccgtagagacTGCAACTCCTcagttcactcattccttcccatccaaaccacccccactCCAGGTACATTCCCCTTCAACAACAAAGATGTAACACCTTTCCCGAcatctcctccctcacatccatccagggagcccagcagtccttccaggcgagacagaggttcatgtgcacctctatTAACCTCACCCACTGCACCCATTGATCCAATGTGGCTACCATGACATATGGCAAGACCACACGTGTTCAGGCCGCCAAGGGCTGCTGGATCAcctggttgttaaccattttaacttgccttcccattcccatacagacctttctgtcctgggcctcctccattgtcagagtgaggccacattcaaactggagaaacaacacctcacattccactttggtagcttacaacctaacagtaCAATCATTAAATTCGTCACTTTCagataactaacctacaaacaatcccccccccccccaccccaaccccatttTCCCCTCTTTCATTCCCGttccccacctggatttgcaccCGTTTCTCTTTCACACTTCcgtatccccttccacctatgttCCTTCCTATGGATTCACAATTCGTATCTCTTCTAACCTTATCTCACACGTTGTCTCTTCTTctcaggcctttgtccaaccttctgtcaacc is part of the Leucoraja erinacea ecotype New England chromosome 30, Leri_hhj_1, whole genome shotgun sequence genome and harbors:
- the LOC129711707 gene encoding trypsin-like isoform X1, whose product is MDQTQAGGTRVNGTCWSVWASRAEGCFHTVLLYFLLPGLAQDRIIGGSEAAPHSIPYQASLQIRSVHYCSGSLINRRWILSAAHCVKPPYLITIVLGEHSLSKSDGNEKYYRIAKLIIFPYYQPATFKHDIMLLKMNRPANQNAYISPIPIPTSRKTVAAGTLCTVSGWGVTTVYSYSLSDVLMAVQVPIISVYKCNRPSAYNGRVNNYMICAGYSRGGKDSCQGDSGGPLICDGVIQGIVSWGISCAHYKYPGVYTNVAKYIRWIKRKIIL
- the LOC129711707 gene encoding trypsin I-P1-like isoform X2 is translated as MDPLCSSLCETVGSFQHKSHLFKWEINFKSLWLHNVTCGCFCHPSPYLITIVLGEHSLSKSDGNEKYYRIAKLIIFPYYQPATFKHDIMLLKMNRPANQNAYISPIPIPTSRKTVAAGTLCTVSGWGVTTVYSYSLSDVLMAVQVPIISVYKCNRPSAYNGRVNNYMICAGYSRGGKDSCQGDSGGPLICDGVIQGIVSWGISCAHYKYPGVYTNVAKYIRWIKRKIIL